From Brassica oleracea var. oleracea cultivar TO1000 chromosome C3, BOL, whole genome shotgun sequence, a single genomic window includes:
- the LOC106333589 gene encoding uncharacterized protein LOC106333589 — MADWGPVVVAVILFVLLTPGLLFQIPARGRIVEFGNMHTSGASILVHTIIFFALITIFTIAIRLHIYTG; from the coding sequence ATGGCAGATTGGGGACCTGTAGTGGTGGCAGTGATACTGTTCGTGCTTCTGACTCCGGGACTTCTCTTTCAGATTCCGGCGAGAGGTCGAATCGTGGAGTTCGGGAATATGCACACCAGCGGCGCCTCGATTCTCGTCCACACCATCATTTTCTTCGCTCTCATCACCATCTTCACCATCGCCATTCGTCTCCACATCTATACCGGTTAA